A stretch of Myxocyprinus asiaticus isolate MX2 ecotype Aquarium Trade chromosome 42, UBuf_Myxa_2, whole genome shotgun sequence DNA encodes these proteins:
- the LOC127433021 gene encoding fibroblast growth factor 18-like yields MQSILSSAVVLCFQAVLLLYSPLQVLAVENVNFGVHVENQTGVRDGLSRKQHRVYQLYSRTSGKHVQVFGKKITAMGEDGDKYAQLVVEADTFGSQVRIRGKESNYYLCMNRKGKLVGKKASSVNGGCVFVEIMLENNYTAWMSARYLGWYVGFTKRGRPRKGSNTLPNQRDVHFMKRFPPGEQPDLQPCSFTTVSKRRKRVQQTFTSPQPLP; encoded by the exons ATGCAATCCATCCTGTCCTCGGCTGTCGTGCT ATGCTTCCAGGCCGTTTTACTGCTATACAGCCCATTACAG GTATTAGCAGTGGAAAATGTTAACTTTGGAGTTCACGTGGAGAATCAGACTGGGGTTCGGGACGGTCTGAGCCGGAAGCAACACAGAGTTTACCAACTATACAGCCGGACCAGcggaaaacatgtccaggtcttCGGCAAGAAAATCACTGCCATGGGAGAGGATGGAGACAAATATG CCCAGCTTGTGGTGGAGGCAGACACCTTTGGGAGTCAAGTGAGAATACGAGGAAAAGAGTCAAATTACTACCTGTGCATGAATCGTAAGGGAAAGCTTGTGGGAAAG aAAGCCAGCAGTGTAAATGGAGGCTGTGTTTTTGTTGAGATAATGCTTGAGAATAACTACACCGCTTGGATGTCAGCACGCTACTTGGGCTGGTACGTAGGCTTCACCAAAAGAGGCCGACCGCGCAAGGGCTCCAACACGTTACCCAACCAGCGAGATGTGCATTTCATGAAACGCTTCCCTCCAGGGGAGCAGCCAGACCTCCAGCCCTGCAGCTTTACCACAGTCAGCAAGAGGAGGAAAAGAGTCCAGCAGACCTTCACGTCTCCACAACCACTCCCATAA
- the LOC127433015 gene encoding F-box and WD repeat domain-containing 11-B isoform X1 — MEPEMEDKTLELMNTSVMDSQTADRSPKITTVFKHTYLCPQVSNGLLTGSRKRPSEGNYEKEKDVCIQLFDQWSEADQVEFVEHLISRMCHYQHGHINSYLKPMLQRDFITALPAQGLDHIAENILSFLDARSLCSAELVCKEWQRVISEGMLWKKLIERMVRTDPLWKGLSERHQWEKYLFKNRTTEVPPNSYYRSLYPKIIQDIETIEANWRCGRHNLQRIQCRSENSKGVYCLQYDDEKIISGLRDNSIKIWDKQSLECLKILTGHTGSVLCLQYDERVIVTGSSDSTVRVWDVNSGEVLNTLIHHNEAVLHLRFCNGLMVTCSKDRSIAVWDMASPTDISLRRVLVGHRAAVNVVDFDDKYIVSASGDRTIKVWSTSTCEFVRTLNGHKRGIACLQYRDRLVVSGSSDNTIRLWDIECGACLRVLEGHEELVRCIRFDNKRIVSGAYDGKIKVWDLQAALDPRAPASTLCLRTLVEHSGRVFRLQFDEFQIISSSHDDTILIWDFLNVSTNGQTEGRSPSRTYTYISR, encoded by the exons CATACCTATCTCTGTCCTCAGGTGAGTAATGGGCTGCTGACAGGCTCCAGGAAGCGACCGTCGGAGGGAAATTACGAGAAGGAGAAGGACGTGTGCATCCAGCTCTTTGATCAGTGGTCTGAGGCGGATCAGGTGGAGTTTGTGGAACACCTGATCTCACGTATGTGCCATTACCAACACGGCCACATAAACTCCTACCTCAAACCCATGCTCCAAAGGGACTTCATCACGGCACTGCCAG CTCAGGGTCTGGATCATATAGCGGAGAACATCCTGTCTTTTCTGGACGCACGCTCACTATGTTCGGCAGAGCTGGTGTGTAAGGAATGGCAGCGTGTGATTTCCGAAGGCATGTTGTGGAAGAAGCTGATCGAGCGGATGGTTCGGACAGACCCGCTATGGAAAGGTCTCTCAGAAAGACACCAGTG GGAAAAATACCTGTTCAAGAACCGCACAACAGAAGTTCCTCCGAACTCATACTATCGCTCTCTTTATCCGAAAATCATTCAGGACATTGAG ACCATCGAGGCAAACTGGAGGTGTGGCCGACATAACCTGCAGAGGATCCAGTGTAGATCGGAGAACAGCAAAGGCGTTTACTGCCTCCAGTATGACGATGAAAAGATCATCAGCGGTCTACGAGATAACTCCATCAAG ATATGGGACAAACAGTCTCTGGAGTGTTTGAAGATCCTGACGGGGCACACAGGCTCTGTGCTGTGTCTGCAATACGATGAGAGAGTCATTGTTACCGGCTCCTCTGATTCCACTGTCAG AGTCTGGGATGTGAACTCCGGGGAAGTTCTGAACACTTTGATCCATCACAATGAGGCTGTGCTCCACCTGCGGTTCTGCAATGGGCTGATGGTGACCTGCTCCAAGGATCGCTCCATCGCCGTGTGGGACATGGCCTCTCCCACAGACATCAGCCTTCGCCGTGTTCTTGTCGGCCATCGAGCTGCCGTCAATGTGGTTGATTTTGACGACAAGTACATTGTCTCCGCCTCGGGGGATCGGACCATAAAG GTGTGGAGTACGAGCACCTGTGAGTTTGTTCGGACACTAAACGGTCATAAGCGAGGTATCGCCTGCCTGCAGTACAGAGACAGACTCGTGGTCAGCGGCTCTTCGGACAACACCATCAG GCTGTGGGATATCGAGTGTGGAGCATGTTTGCGGGTTTTGGAAGGGCATGAGGAGCTTGTTCGTTGCATTCGTTTTGATAACAAGCGGATTGTGAGTGGAGCATATGACGG taaaaTTAAAGTATGGGACCTGCAAGCTGCACTTGATCCGCGAGCCCCAGCCAGCACTCTGTGTCTGCGTACGCTTGTG GAACATTCTGGCCGAGTGTTCCGGCTCCAGTTTGACGAGTTCCAGATCATCAGCAGTTCCCATGATGACACTATCCTTATCTGGGATTTCCTGAATGTGTCAACCAATGGACAGACAGAAGGACGATCACCGTCCCGCACGTATACCTACATATCCAGATAG
- the LOC127433015 gene encoding F-box and WD repeat domain-containing 11-B isoform X2: MEPEMEDKTLELMNTSVMDSQTADRSPKITTVFKVSNGLLTGSRKRPSEGNYEKEKDVCIQLFDQWSEADQVEFVEHLISRMCHYQHGHINSYLKPMLQRDFITALPAQGLDHIAENILSFLDARSLCSAELVCKEWQRVISEGMLWKKLIERMVRTDPLWKGLSERHQWEKYLFKNRTTEVPPNSYYRSLYPKIIQDIETIEANWRCGRHNLQRIQCRSENSKGVYCLQYDDEKIISGLRDNSIKIWDKQSLECLKILTGHTGSVLCLQYDERVIVTGSSDSTVRVWDVNSGEVLNTLIHHNEAVLHLRFCNGLMVTCSKDRSIAVWDMASPTDISLRRVLVGHRAAVNVVDFDDKYIVSASGDRTIKVWSTSTCEFVRTLNGHKRGIACLQYRDRLVVSGSSDNTIRLWDIECGACLRVLEGHEELVRCIRFDNKRIVSGAYDGKIKVWDLQAALDPRAPASTLCLRTLVEHSGRVFRLQFDEFQIISSSHDDTILIWDFLNVSTNGQTEGRSPSRTYTYISR, encoded by the exons TAATGGGCTGCTGACAGGCTCCAGGAAGCGACCGTCGGAGGGAAATTACGAGAAGGAGAAGGACGTGTGCATCCAGCTCTTTGATCAGTGGTCTGAGGCGGATCAGGTGGAGTTTGTGGAACACCTGATCTCACGTATGTGCCATTACCAACACGGCCACATAAACTCCTACCTCAAACCCATGCTCCAAAGGGACTTCATCACGGCACTGCCAG CTCAGGGTCTGGATCATATAGCGGAGAACATCCTGTCTTTTCTGGACGCACGCTCACTATGTTCGGCAGAGCTGGTGTGTAAGGAATGGCAGCGTGTGATTTCCGAAGGCATGTTGTGGAAGAAGCTGATCGAGCGGATGGTTCGGACAGACCCGCTATGGAAAGGTCTCTCAGAAAGACACCAGTG GGAAAAATACCTGTTCAAGAACCGCACAACAGAAGTTCCTCCGAACTCATACTATCGCTCTCTTTATCCGAAAATCATTCAGGACATTGAG ACCATCGAGGCAAACTGGAGGTGTGGCCGACATAACCTGCAGAGGATCCAGTGTAGATCGGAGAACAGCAAAGGCGTTTACTGCCTCCAGTATGACGATGAAAAGATCATCAGCGGTCTACGAGATAACTCCATCAAG ATATGGGACAAACAGTCTCTGGAGTGTTTGAAGATCCTGACGGGGCACACAGGCTCTGTGCTGTGTCTGCAATACGATGAGAGAGTCATTGTTACCGGCTCCTCTGATTCCACTGTCAG AGTCTGGGATGTGAACTCCGGGGAAGTTCTGAACACTTTGATCCATCACAATGAGGCTGTGCTCCACCTGCGGTTCTGCAATGGGCTGATGGTGACCTGCTCCAAGGATCGCTCCATCGCCGTGTGGGACATGGCCTCTCCCACAGACATCAGCCTTCGCCGTGTTCTTGTCGGCCATCGAGCTGCCGTCAATGTGGTTGATTTTGACGACAAGTACATTGTCTCCGCCTCGGGGGATCGGACCATAAAG GTGTGGAGTACGAGCACCTGTGAGTTTGTTCGGACACTAAACGGTCATAAGCGAGGTATCGCCTGCCTGCAGTACAGAGACAGACTCGTGGTCAGCGGCTCTTCGGACAACACCATCAG GCTGTGGGATATCGAGTGTGGAGCATGTTTGCGGGTTTTGGAAGGGCATGAGGAGCTTGTTCGTTGCATTCGTTTTGATAACAAGCGGATTGTGAGTGGAGCATATGACGG taaaaTTAAAGTATGGGACCTGCAAGCTGCACTTGATCCGCGAGCCCCAGCCAGCACTCTGTGTCTGCGTACGCTTGTG GAACATTCTGGCCGAGTGTTCCGGCTCCAGTTTGACGAGTTCCAGATCATCAGCAGTTCCCATGATGACACTATCCTTATCTGGGATTTCCTGAATGTGTCAACCAATGGACAGACAGAAGGACGATCACCGTCCCGCACGTATACCTACATATCCAGATAG